A section of the Leptospira kobayashii genome encodes:
- a CDS encoding PAS domain-containing response regulator, with protein sequence MARSAEKLKILVVEDSEGDFILLEESLREEFLEPEIERAVTFSAAAKLLKSRSDYDTILLDLTLPDARGTELVTDILELAGQIPVIVLTGYLDKNFGIQTLSLGVSDYLLKDEIEPIQLYKSISYSRERKRIVNQLAHSEEKYRNLFQLSPQPMWLCDLETFRFLNVNEAAIKHYGYSLDEFLSMTIRDIYPVEDIPILEERIRTTSASGSLYFRGTVRHKKKNGEIIDVDLQSNIINFDNTKNQLVLANDITEKLNYISSIQSQNEKLKEIAWIQSHVVRAPIARMIGLIDLIKNFGDGEVNKRELIEHLLNSAYELDGIVRDITNKTELIELGNKE encoded by the coding sequence ATGGCTCGTTCTGCGGAAAAATTAAAAATACTAGTGGTAGAAGACAGTGAAGGGGATTTCATTCTCCTTGAGGAAAGTCTGAGGGAAGAATTTTTAGAACCGGAAATAGAGAGAGCAGTTACATTTTCTGCAGCGGCAAAATTATTAAAATCAAGATCCGATTACGATACCATTCTACTGGATCTTACCCTTCCGGATGCGAGAGGAACCGAGCTTGTAACGGATATACTGGAGTTGGCGGGTCAAATTCCGGTCATCGTACTTACCGGTTATCTGGATAAAAATTTCGGGATTCAAACTCTATCTTTGGGAGTTTCCGATTACCTTTTGAAAGATGAAATCGAGCCGATCCAATTGTACAAAAGTATTTCGTACAGTAGGGAGAGAAAACGAATTGTAAATCAGCTGGCACATTCCGAAGAAAAGTATCGCAATCTTTTCCAACTCAGTCCTCAACCTATGTGGTTATGCGATCTGGAAACTTTCCGATTTTTAAATGTGAATGAGGCCGCGATCAAACATTACGGTTATTCTCTGGATGAATTTTTATCAATGACCATTAGGGACATTTATCCGGTGGAAGACATTCCTATTTTGGAAGAACGAATCAGAACTACCAGTGCTTCGGGATCATTGTATTTCAGGGGAACGGTAAGACACAAAAAGAAAAACGGTGAAATCATCGATGTGGACTTACAAAGTAATATAATCAATTTTGATAATACCAAAAATCAATTGGTACTTGCAAACGATATCACTGAAAAATTAAATTATATATCTTCCATTCAGAGTCAAAACGAAAAACTAAAAGAGATCGCTTGGATTCAATCCCATGTTGTTAGAGCTCCCATTGCGCGAATGATCGGTTTGATCGACTTGATTAAAAATTTCGGAGACGGAGAAGTAAACAAAAGGGAATTGATCGAACATCTTTTGAATTCCGCCTACGAATTGGACGGTATCGTAAGAGATATAACGAATAAAACGGAATTGATCGAACTTGGGAATAAGGAATGA
- a CDS encoding response regulator, whose protein sequence is MKPINILLVEDSEGDIMLITEALEEGRIANQVTVMKNGWEAVQYLERKGDYRNMPSPDLILLDVNLPKLNGHEVLKKIKSNENTKHIPVIILTTSSEEKDIFEAYKNHANCFISKPILAEDFLKVVISIEDFWITVVKLPRNVNE, encoded by the coding sequence ATGAAACCGATTAACATTCTTTTGGTAGAAGACAGTGAAGGGGACATTATGTTGATCACAGAAGCCCTGGAAGAAGGTAGAATTGCGAACCAAGTCACTGTTATGAAAAATGGCTGGGAGGCTGTTCAATACCTGGAAAGAAAAGGTGATTATCGTAATATGCCATCCCCCGATTTGATTTTACTCGATGTGAATTTGCCGAAATTGAACGGGCACGAAGTACTTAAAAAAATAAAATCCAATGAAAATACGAAACATATTCCGGTCATCATTTTGACCACTTCTTCGGAAGAAAAAGATATTTTCGAAGCATATAAAAATCATGCGAATTGTTTCATCAGCAAACCTATATTAGCTGAAGATTTTCTTAAAGTTGTGATCTCGATAGAAGATTTTTGGATCACGGTCGTCAAACTTCCTCGCAATGTGAATGAATGA
- a CDS encoding PAS domain S-box protein: MNLWEKYKETVRKNCSGSAGTVLDLSGWRNRLFADLILYILPFSLIALIPGVSASLETGVPLIAFFDTIVVLFVVVIAFSKGLPVWLRKSFFILACYLLAIVLLYYLGIFGVGLLYLLAITMIAILIFPQWVSILTVGINALLCTVMGLLIHLRVLNSPITIPFAFETSVAVFSNLIFLSALFSVLVPMLFNGLQKIISEQNQLQKELAENEKRFRSLVENGTDAVAILTPDIKPIYISPSIKRVLGYTEEEFLQADLTTLVYPDDWSQLTDGIGRALVNPGIPLPGCTSRLLHKNGTWRWFESTVTNLIHEPSIAGIVDNFRDITEKKEAEELKEFERRDKEALINGTEDLIWSVNTDFQLIAANQSFINTIKNYAGITFKPGDYVLPEDAFPREFLTLWRGYYEQALAGEAFRKEIYAPKSEIGDESWSEVSFNPIYNNGEIIGLACYARDTTDRRIAEEKLKQSNEFLQKITENVPAAIYQFEMNSDGKMRFPFMSKGLLSILPELDIDAVKQDATSAFDRVHPDDLQSLVSSIQHSRQNLTDWNLEYRTLTKGGRTVWLRGASHPESKEGDSVVWYGYIMDITHRKQQEQELAEYNGKMISILNSIQDGFYSLDKDYIITYWNDEAEKLLGVKRETIIGKSIYELYNDEPSKKFFDQFEIATETGEPVRFQDYYDPHDRWYDISVFPSHEGLTVYFKNITNLKNTEMLLKTANSDLKHKNLELAISNRELEQFAYIASHDLQEPLRMVTSFLSKIEEKYKPLLDEKGRKYIFLAVDGATRMRQIILDLLEYSRAGKTTDNLIEINVNDLLVDISGLYRDVIEEKGAILKFGSLPKITGSKPAIHQLFRNLIGNSLKYAKKGVKPIIRIEATENPTHFQFTVSDNGIGIDPQFFEKIFVLFQRLHDKSEYSGTGIGLSICKKIVERHKGEIWVDSSENEGTIFNFTISKDLS, translated from the coding sequence ATGAATCTTTGGGAAAAATACAAAGAAACCGTAAGAAAGAATTGTTCCGGTTCTGCAGGTACGGTCTTGGATCTGTCCGGCTGGAGGAATCGTCTTTTTGCGGATCTGATTCTTTACATACTTCCTTTCAGTCTGATCGCTCTCATTCCGGGAGTCAGCGCTTCTCTGGAGACAGGCGTTCCTCTGATCGCATTTTTCGATACAATCGTAGTTCTTTTCGTAGTAGTCATTGCGTTTAGCAAAGGTTTGCCTGTATGGCTCAGAAAGTCATTCTTCATACTTGCCTGTTATCTGTTAGCGATCGTTTTACTGTATTACCTCGGTATATTCGGGGTAGGTTTGCTTTATCTTTTGGCAATTACTATGATTGCCATTTTGATTTTCCCCCAATGGGTTTCTATTTTAACAGTGGGAATCAACGCCCTTTTATGTACTGTTATGGGTCTTTTGATTCATTTGAGGGTTTTGAATAGTCCCATTACGATTCCGTTTGCATTTGAAACCAGCGTTGCCGTTTTTTCCAATTTGATTTTTTTATCCGCATTGTTCAGCGTACTGGTTCCCATGTTATTCAACGGATTGCAAAAGATCATCTCTGAACAAAATCAATTGCAAAAGGAATTGGCTGAAAATGAAAAACGGTTTCGATCTTTGGTCGAAAACGGAACCGATGCGGTTGCGATTTTAACCCCGGATATAAAACCGATTTATATTTCACCTTCCATTAAAAGAGTGTTAGGTTATACGGAAGAGGAATTTTTACAAGCCGATTTGACTACCTTAGTTTATCCCGATGATTGGAGCCAATTAACGGATGGGATAGGACGCGCTTTGGTAAATCCGGGTATACCTTTGCCCGGTTGCACTTCCAGACTGCTTCATAAGAATGGAACCTGGCGTTGGTTTGAGTCCACAGTGACCAATTTGATTCATGAGCCTTCCATTGCCGGGATTGTGGATAATTTCAGAGACATCACCGAAAAAAAGGAAGCGGAAGAACTCAAAGAATTTGAAAGAAGGGATAAGGAAGCACTGATCAACGGGACTGAAGATTTGATTTGGAGCGTGAATACAGACTTCCAATTGATTGCAGCAAACCAATCGTTTATTAATACCATCAAAAATTATGCGGGAATCACATTTAAACCCGGCGACTATGTTCTACCGGAAGATGCATTTCCTAGGGAATTTCTCACTCTTTGGCGAGGATACTACGAACAGGCATTAGCTGGTGAAGCTTTCAGAAAGGAAATTTATGCACCAAAAAGCGAAATAGGAGATGAATCCTGGTCTGAGGTGAGTTTTAATCCGATCTACAATAACGGTGAGATCATCGGCTTGGCTTGTTATGCAAGAGATACTACCGATCGGAGGATTGCGGAAGAGAAACTCAAACAAAGCAATGAGTTCCTGCAGAAAATCACAGAGAATGTTCCTGCAGCTATTTACCAATTCGAAATGAATTCGGACGGAAAAATGAGATTTCCATTTATGAGCAAAGGTCTTCTTTCCATTTTACCGGAATTGGATATCGATGCGGTAAAACAAGACGCAACTTCCGCGTTCGATAGAGTGCATCCTGATGATCTTCAAAGTTTGGTTTCTTCCATTCAGCACTCCAGACAAAATCTGACTGATTGGAATTTGGAATATAGAACTTTAACAAAAGGCGGCAGGACGGTATGGCTGAGAGGTGCGTCTCATCCCGAAAGTAAGGAAGGAGATTCCGTTGTTTGGTACGGTTATATCATGGATATTACCCACAGAAAACAGCAGGAACAGGAGTTAGCCGAATACAATGGTAAAATGATTTCGATTTTGAATAGTATTCAGGACGGATTTTATTCATTGGATAAGGATTACATTATTACATACTGGAATGATGAAGCTGAAAAATTACTGGGAGTCAAACGGGAAACGATTATTGGAAAGAGTATATACGAGTTGTACAATGACGAACCTTCCAAAAAGTTTTTCGATCAGTTCGAGATAGCAACGGAAACCGGCGAACCTGTTCGTTTTCAGGATTATTATGACCCTCATGATAGATGGTATGATATCAGTGTATTTCCATCTCATGAAGGACTGACGGTTTATTTCAAAAACATTACCAATTTGAAAAATACGGAAATGTTATTGAAAACTGCAAACTCCGATTTGAAGCATAAAAACTTGGAACTTGCGATCTCCAATAGAGAACTGGAACAGTTTGCTTACATCGCTTCTCACGATTTGCAGGAACCTCTTCGAATGGTTACCAGTTTTCTTTCCAAAATAGAGGAAAAATATAAACCTTTGTTAGATGAAAAGGGAAGGAAATATATTTTCCTGGCTGTGGACGGAGCGACCAGGATGAGACAAATCATTTTGGACCTTTTGGAATATTCACGCGCGGGAAAAACGACAGACAACCTAATAGAAATTAACGTAAATGATTTGTTAGTTGATATTTCGGGACTTTATCGGGATGTCATCGAGGAAAAAGGCGCGATTCTTAAGTTCGGCTCGCTGCCGAAGATCACCGGTTCCAAACCTGCGATCCATCAGCTCTTTCGAAATCTGATCGGTAACTCCCTGAAATATGCCAAAAAGGGGGTAAAACCGATTATCCGAATCGAAGCCACCGAAAATCCCACTCATTTCCAATTTACTGTTTCCGATAACGGAATTGGAATTGATCCTCAGTTTTTCGAGAAAATTTTCGTATTATTTCAAAGGTTACATGACAAATCCGAATATTCAGGAACGGGGATCGGGCTTTCCATTTGTAAAAAAATTGTGGAACGACATAAGGGAGAAATTTGGGTGGACTCTTCTGAAAATGAGGGAACAATATTTAATTTTACAATCAGTAAAGATCTATCTTAG
- a CDS encoding methyl-accepting chemotaxis protein has product MDEDLQIERSITFRGERIVTNVRFYLSAIFALATGIGISSVGFSSVNQSYVGGTVYFLICTIISYILLKYKKLPMWVIYYNAISDIIVVFVLRFMNVMFTSNGIDEVGKGKNIFMISILFITLLPLRNNLRFSIIVGSFIFLTEVVLQICLYFHGMKFTVSSFAKSEIGLIDTINADIFLATAVFIACIATRLMNGYLKESRQNERIALATIQKNESILTGLKDSREQIQKVKSFASEFLTELQKGLNTQAAVSEESSAKMEEISSAARFISESTNHQQDEIDTAGKQTHKLQNDFTELKKMILETQNHLKVLSKDLDKGKEVIGGTNLTMAGIKQSAEEIAKTLQVMNELASRTNLLALNASIEAARAGDSGKGFSVVADEVSHLATRSTSHTKEIAEKIKNSLEKSKEGTDSVLGVEEIFHLIFSGFDLINRNLEQSLSSLQIFESEKDKIVKSIEILSTQAGLVRDSTKEQEIALEEANLNISQLSQSASSLTTWIEEFDTLYSFLERTEELLAKIS; this is encoded by the coding sequence ATGGACGAAGATTTACAAATTGAGCGCTCGATCACTTTCAGAGGAGAACGAATTGTTACCAATGTCCGATTTTATCTCTCGGCGATTTTTGCCTTAGCTACAGGCATAGGAATCTCCAGTGTGGGATTTTCTTCCGTTAACCAGTCTTATGTGGGTGGGACCGTTTATTTTCTCATTTGCACCATCATCAGTTACATTTTGTTAAAATACAAAAAATTACCCATGTGGGTGATTTATTATAATGCAATCAGCGATATCATAGTTGTTTTCGTCCTCCGTTTTATGAATGTTATGTTCACTTCCAACGGAATCGACGAAGTGGGAAAAGGAAAGAATATCTTTATGATATCCATTCTATTCATTACACTTTTACCTCTTCGAAACAATTTGAGGTTTAGCATTATTGTAGGTTCTTTTATTTTTCTCACGGAAGTGGTTCTTCAGATTTGTTTGTACTTTCACGGAATGAAATTCACCGTTTCCAGTTTCGCCAAATCGGAAATCGGACTCATTGATACGATCAATGCGGATATCTTTCTTGCGACTGCCGTTTTTATCGCATGTATCGCAACGAGACTGATGAACGGATACTTGAAGGAATCCAGACAAAACGAAAGGATCGCACTTGCTACGATTCAAAAAAACGAATCGATCCTGACCGGATTGAAAGATTCCAGGGAACAGATCCAAAAGGTAAAATCGTTTGCGAGCGAATTCCTAACGGAATTGCAAAAAGGTTTGAATACGCAAGCTGCGGTGTCGGAAGAATCTTCTGCAAAGATGGAAGAGATTTCTTCCGCCGCCAGATTTATCTCCGAATCCACAAATCATCAACAAGACGAAATCGATACTGCAGGAAAACAAACTCATAAATTACAAAATGATTTTACCGAATTGAAAAAAATGATTTTGGAAACACAAAACCATTTGAAGGTACTCAGCAAAGATCTCGACAAGGGAAAGGAAGTGATCGGCGGAACCAATCTTACTATGGCGGGTATCAAACAATCCGCGGAAGAGATTGCAAAAACCTTGCAGGTGATGAACGAACTTGCTTCCCGTACCAACTTACTTGCATTAAATGCTTCGATCGAAGCGGCAAGAGCGGGGGATTCCGGCAAAGGTTTTTCCGTGGTGGCGGACGAGGTGAGCCACCTTGCCACAAGATCCACAAGTCATACCAAAGAGATTGCGGAAAAAATCAAAAACAGTCTGGAAAAGTCCAAAGAAGGCACGGATTCCGTTTTGGGAGTGGAAGAGATCTTTCATTTGATCTTTTCCGGATTCGATCTCATCAACCGGAACCTGGAACAAAGTCTTTCGTCTTTGCAAATTTTCGAGTCGGAAAAGGACAAGATCGTAAAGTCGATCGAGATCTTAAGTACTCAAGCTGGGTTAGTCCGTGATTCCACTAAAGAGCAGGAAATCGCCCTGGAAGAAGCCAATCTCAATATCTCGCAGCTTTCCCAGTCGGCATCGTCTTTGACTACCTGGATCGAGGAATTCGACACATTGTATTCTTTTTTGGAGAGAACGGAAGAGCTTCTTGCCAAAATCTCTTAA
- the gap gene encoding type I glyceraldehyde-3-phosphate dehydrogenase, whose protein sequence is MVKIAINGFGRIGRLVLRSGIKDPNLEFVAINDLVTPDNLSYLFKYDSTHGRYDGEVSHTDNEIIIDGKKVRTVSERDPEKLPWKELGVDFVIESTGLFTDRVGAEKHIKAGAKKVVISAPAKDKDIPTFVMGVNNEKYNPAVDNVVSNASCTTNCLAPITKVVLDNFGIVEGLMTTIHAMTATQPTVDGPSKKDFRGGRGAAQNIIPASTGAAKAVGLCIPEVSGKLTGMSFRVPTPDVSVVDLTVRTEKATSLAEISKKMKEASEGSMKGILGYTDEMVVSNDFLGSKLSSIYDSDACIELNSNFFKLVSWYDNEMGYSNRVLDLIRYMAKKG, encoded by the coding sequence ATGGTAAAAATCGCAATCAACGGCTTCGGACGTATCGGACGTCTCGTGCTTCGTTCCGGAATCAAAGACCCAAATCTCGAATTTGTGGCAATCAATGACCTTGTAACCCCGGACAATTTGTCTTATCTATTCAAATACGATTCCACTCATGGCCGTTATGACGGAGAAGTTTCTCACACTGATAATGAAATCATCATCGATGGAAAAAAAGTTAGAACTGTTTCCGAGCGCGATCCTGAAAAACTCCCTTGGAAAGAATTGGGAGTGGATTTCGTAATCGAATCTACAGGACTTTTCACTGATCGTGTAGGTGCGGAAAAACATATCAAAGCGGGAGCAAAGAAAGTAGTGATTTCGGCTCCTGCAAAAGATAAGGACATCCCTACTTTCGTAATGGGTGTAAACAATGAAAAATACAACCCTGCCGTAGACAATGTAGTTTCCAACGCATCGTGCACAACAAACTGCCTGGCTCCGATCACCAAAGTGGTGTTAGACAATTTTGGAATCGTAGAAGGACTTATGACTACGATCCATGCAATGACTGCGACTCAGCCGACTGTGGACGGACCTTCTAAAAAGGATTTCCGTGGTGGTCGTGGCGCCGCTCAAAACATCATCCCTGCATCTACCGGTGCTGCGAAAGCAGTAGGACTTTGTATTCCCGAAGTGAGTGGAAAACTCACAGGTATGAGTTTTCGTGTTCCCACTCCTGACGTATCCGTTGTGGACTTGACAGTTCGTACGGAAAAAGCGACTAGTCTTGCGGAAATTTCCAAAAAGATGAAAGAAGCTTCCGAAGGTTCCATGAAAGGAATCTTGGGTTATACGGATGAGATGGTAGTATCCAATGATTTTCTTGGTTCAAAACTATCTTCCATCTATGATTCCGATGCTTGTATCGAGCTCAATTCAAACTTTTTCAAATTAGTATCTTGGTATGACAACGAGATGGGATACTCCAACCGGGTTCTTGATCTCATCCGTTACATGGCCAAAAAAGGTTAA
- a CDS encoding phosphoglycerate kinase produces the protein MNLPKIESENFKGKRVFLRVDFNVPVENGKTTDTTRIEKTLPTIELLIQKGARVIIGSHLGRPKGKPDPQYSMRPVYEAFSKLTNAKVLFSEDVIGPKAVALSKELKDGEILLLENLRFHAEEEENEKGFCKKLAELADVYINDAFGAAHRAHASTEGVAHLLPAFAGLLMRKEIEMLGGLLARPERPFVAIVGGSKVSSKFAILKNLSDKVDHLLIGGGMSYTFLKSRAVPIGNSLFEKEFESQAFQLIDRAGVNGIDLQIPVDHVIADKFDANAKTKNVDKMGILDGWMAMDIGPKTIDNYIKVIKDAKTILWNGPMGVFEMDKFAKGTIEIAKAVSKSKAKTIVGGGDSIAAVNKAGVADKITHISTGGGASLEFLEGKTLPGVACLVKKED, from the coding sequence ATGAATCTTCCTAAAATCGAAAGCGAAAATTTCAAAGGCAAAAGAGTCTTTTTACGAGTTGATTTCAATGTTCCCGTAGAAAACGGCAAAACAACGGACACAACCCGGATAGAAAAGACTCTTCCCACAATCGAGCTCCTTATACAAAAAGGGGCTCGTGTGATCATAGGAAGTCATTTGGGACGTCCCAAAGGCAAACCTGATCCTCAGTATTCCATGCGTCCCGTTTACGAGGCGTTTTCGAAACTGACAAATGCAAAAGTATTATTTTCAGAAGATGTAATCGGACCGAAAGCGGTTGCACTTTCCAAAGAGTTGAAAGACGGAGAAATCCTCCTTCTGGAAAACCTTCGTTTTCATGCGGAAGAAGAAGAAAACGAAAAAGGTTTCTGCAAAAAATTAGCGGAACTGGCTGATGTTTATATCAACGATGCCTTCGGTGCCGCTCATAGAGCTCACGCATCTACGGAAGGTGTGGCGCATTTGCTTCCTGCATTTGCAGGACTTCTCATGCGAAAGGAAATCGAAATGTTGGGCGGACTTCTGGCTCGCCCCGAACGCCCGTTTGTTGCCATCGTAGGCGGTTCCAAAGTTTCTTCCAAATTCGCAATCCTCAAAAACCTAAGTGACAAAGTGGATCATCTGCTCATCGGCGGAGGAATGTCCTATACTTTTCTAAAGTCAAGAGCTGTCCCGATCGGAAATTCTCTTTTTGAAAAAGAATTCGAATCCCAAGCCTTCCAATTGATTGACCGTGCGGGAGTCAACGGGATCGACTTACAGATCCCAGTCGATCATGTGATCGCGGATAAATTCGATGCCAATGCCAAAACAAAGAATGTGGATAAGATGGGAATTTTGGACGGTTGGATGGCGATGGACATAGGTCCGAAGACCATCGACAACTATATCAAAGTCATCAAAGACGCAAAAACGATTCTTTGGAACGGTCCGATGGGCGTTTTTGAAATGGATAAATTTGCCAAAGGAACGATTGAAATTGCGAAAGCAGTCAGTAAGTCCAAGGCGAAAACGATTGTGGGCGGTGGAGACTCGATTGCAGCGGTGAACAAAGCCGGTGTTGCCGATAAGATCACTCACATCTCCACCGGGGGCGGTGCCTCTCTTGAATTTTTAGAAGGAAAAACCCTACCAGGTGTTGCCTGTTTGGTAAAAAAGGAAGATTGA
- the tpiA gene encoding triose-phosphate isomerase translates to MRRKIIAGNWKMNLTLSEAKTIASGLAGKLGQTGPEVMVFPSSIHLPSVSEILQNTNVIVGSQNAYQSGLTAMTGEISPVQLKELGISTSLVGHSERRQFLGETNAILNEKVKFLLSQGFRVIYCIGETLSEREAGNTFNVLSTQIKQGLNGIESSLFERLIIAYEPVWAIGTGKVATPEQAEEAHSFIRKEVAGLFVGAASIAEAIQILYGGSVKSDNIASLLAKPNIDGGLVGGASQKLDSFLSLII, encoded by the coding sequence ATGAGAAGAAAGATCATCGCTGGAAACTGGAAAATGAATCTTACATTGTCGGAAGCAAAAACGATTGCTTCCGGTCTTGCCGGAAAACTCGGACAAACCGGGCCGGAAGTTATGGTCTTTCCAAGCTCTATCCACTTACCTAGTGTAAGCGAAATCCTGCAAAACACAAATGTGATCGTAGGTTCGCAAAACGCATACCAGTCGGGACTCACTGCCATGACGGGGGAGATTTCTCCGGTTCAGTTGAAAGAATTGGGAATCTCGACTTCTCTCGTAGGTCACTCGGAAAGAAGACAATTTTTAGGGGAAACAAACGCGATCCTAAATGAAAAAGTAAAGTTTTTACTCAGCCAAGGATTTCGAGTCATTTATTGTATCGGCGAAACCTTAAGCGAAAGAGAAGCCGGAAATACTTTCAACGTATTAAGCACTCAAATCAAACAGGGATTGAATGGGATCGAAAGTTCCCTATTCGAAAGACTCATCATTGCCTATGAGCCTGTCTGGGCAATCGGAACCGGAAAGGTAGCTACACCGGAACAAGCGGAAGAAGCTCACTCTTTCATTCGCAAAGAAGTAGCGGGATTATTTGTGGGTGCCGCATCGATTGCGGAAGCCATCCAAATTCTCTACGGCGGTTCCGTAAAATCGGACAATATCGCTTCCCTACTCGCCAAACCGAATATAGACGGCGGCCTCGTGGGTGGCGCAAGCCAAAAATTAGATTCATTTTTATCACTGATTATTTAA
- the secG gene encoding preprotein translocase subunit SecG has product MGFLIGTIVTLFVLLSLFLILLVMIQTGKGGSAGMLGGSTASQSVFGASTADVMTKTTRVAAILFILLSLTLSFLFAKKDDVLLPEVEPTLETPVDATNTNEATPVTPSSPAK; this is encoded by the coding sequence ATGGGATTTTTAATCGGAACAATCGTTACTCTATTCGTACTTCTATCACTGTTTTTGATTCTTCTTGTGATGATTCAAACCGGTAAAGGGGGATCTGCCGGGATGCTTGGCGGATCTACAGCAAGTCAATCCGTATTCGGTGCATCGACTGCGGACGTAATGACCAAAACAACAAGAGTGGCTGCGATCCTCTTCATTCTACTCTCTTTGACATTGTCCTTTCTTTTTGCAAAAAAAGACGATGTATTGCTTCCCGAAGTAGAACCAACACTTGAAACTCCAGTGGATGCAACAAATACAAATGAAGCTACACCGGTTACTCCTTCTAGCCCAGCTAAGTAG
- a CDS encoding LIC_12096 family protein, with the protein MKLHRLLLLAQLSSLIPLCVVSLTAETTHNVREKQLDQEILSLYKDLSRARELLSYDKIQTVPGNTTVSFVGTYPNRTGVKIRKFNIDADPGPKGRVKSSEEKSILLEFNGSTLSRVEVSVISEDVQIEQKSKTLIIDTSPLDDNLNDMEIRFSGLDGLSRFTLADFQNDDVKPERNNFKKDFYIKFLLDFHSQISSIIASQKNQGLKGQKNMLKQLNGSLKY; encoded by the coding sequence ATGAAGCTACACCGGTTACTCCTTCTAGCCCAGCTAAGTAGCCTTATCCCCTTATGCGTTGTCTCGCTCACTGCCGAGACCACGCATAATGTTCGGGAAAAACAATTAGACCAAGAAATTCTATCCCTCTACAAAGATCTTTCCCGAGCAAGAGAACTTCTATCTTACGATAAGATCCAAACGGTTCCGGGCAATACCACTGTAAGTTTTGTAGGCACTTACCCGAACAGAACCGGTGTAAAAATTAGAAAATTCAATATCGATGCAGATCCAGGGCCTAAAGGCAGGGTCAAATCTTCCGAAGAAAAATCAATCCTACTCGAATTCAACGGTTCCACTCTTTCCCGCGTGGAAGTATCCGTCATTTCGGAAGATGTGCAAATAGAACAAAAATCGAAAACCCTGATCATAGATACGTCTCCATTGGATGACAATTTGAATGACATGGAGATTCGTTTTTCCGGGTTAGACGGTCTTTCCAGATTTACCCTCGCGGATTTTCAAAACGATGATGTAAAACCGGAACGAAATAATTTTAAAAAAGATTTTTATATTAAATTTTTATTGGATTTTCATTCTCAGATTTCCTCGATTATCGCATCTCAAAAAAACCAGGGACTCAAAGGTCAGAAGAATATGTTAAAACAACTGAACGGATCTTTGAAGTATTGA